The genomic interval aggAACCAACTGTAAAGACGGGATGACCCTCTGGTCATTTTTGAGGGCAGCCCAAAGGAGGGGAGGGGAGACGTGATGACCTAACGATAACTGTACTGTACTCCTATTCCAGAGTTGGTCGGAAACTCTGGCTGGCGTCCGTCCGGTGCATTCTCGGTTCGAAAACGAACCAATCAAGAGGCTTACGAGTGCAACACTTGTTAGCAGGTCCAGGTTTCGGAATATTGACGACAATGTGTTAACTTCGACGAAACCGAAGGTCACATATATCCATTGTTGTGAATAAATGTCATAGAATAAATCAAGGAATGAAACAGGTGACATTGTGCGGACCAAATCAATTAATATTTCGACTTTTACGGTGAGGTCTTTCTTTTGGGTCGTCCTCTTTTTTTTTGTCTCGACCATGTGCGCGTTTGTCTCTATTTGTGTCAAAAGAGCTGACAATATATTGACTGCGACAGCAAGCTCCTGCTCGAGACACTTTGGCGTGCCACAGGCTCTCAATCGTTGGCGACCTACACAATCGACCGTTCAAGGTAACAAGGACGACGCTTTCCCTGCTCAATTTTCGGTGTGTCGCGCTCTTTCGAAGCTCTAAGAATTGCTTGCATCAGCTCAATTAACACATCCCGCAagcactcactgtcaacgatcTCCGTAACCGCTCCGCCGGTGGCAGCGAATCACAAACCTCGTGGAGCTCCTTTTCATTGCCTCGCTTATCACAGACACAATCAATCCACGTTGGTCGCGAAAGTGGATAGATACCTTTCCTCGTTTCACTTGTTCATCATGACAACATTGGAAACTATTGGCTTTACAGTTGCCGGTGGTGCCGTGATGCTTGTCACTTCAATGGGGCTGTTTGGATTGGCTGTACGTGTTCGGCATCCTTTTATTGCGCCGCGCGCCACAGCAAGGCCCCGCGATGTCATTCACAATCCCCGCCCCAAACACAAGAGCCAAAACCGAGGGAACGCTTTCTTTGGATGGATTGGCTGGACACTCGGTTTGAGCTACGATACCATGCTACGCGGAGTACCCGGGACTGGTACAAGAGGAAATGGCATGTCGGGGAGCATGTTACGTGTCAATCTAGATGGTATTGTGCTACTGCGCTTTCACGCATTGTGTCTGCGACTCACCGCGTTGGCAACCGTTCTACTTGTCTTGTTTATACTTCCCTTGTACCTGTCGGCGCAATGCTATCGAATAGATCCGGAGGAAGCTTTGGGCCAAGCCGAATGTGCCAGTACGGTGTACAATCTGACCAATTATGAACAAACAACAATTGCAAACGTTCCTTCTCTTTCAGGATCTCGCTTTTGGTCAACCATTGTTCATCCGGATCACAGCGGTGTCTTGTTACGACTCTACGCTGTCGTCATTGTCTTCCTCATTATGACGGGATATTTGCTACATCTCCTCTATCAGGAGTGGATTCACGTGTTGGCGTTGCGGCGTGTATACTATCTTGAGTATGACGTTTGGGGTGAACGCAGGGAAGAACTTAAGCAAACTCTCTTGTTTGATGAGATTTCCAAGCAAAAACGGAAAAACATGAAGCGCTTTACGTTTAGCGAGCCCGACGAGTTAACGGAAGAATCTCGCCGCAATCATTTTGAGACTGCTGAAAAGCACTTAACGGTCCGTGATCCGTGGATTCCGCACCCCGAGCAGCGCGACACAGTTCCGAATGTGTCGCTATATTCCGTGCTAGTAGGTGGGCTCCCTTCGTTGCCTGATTACGCTGCTGATACCATTGATACGGAAGCAACTATCAGCTTTTCGAGGCGGGAAAGTATGGATTGGCAGCTTTCGTTGACAAGTACCTTCTTTGACCATTGCGTCCCGAATCAACCGGGATTTAGTTCCTCTGTGGCGGCCGTCACAATTATTCCAGGGGCGAAAGACTTGTCTTTggcttggaagaaatggtacCAAGCTGCGGGCAAATTGCGTCGATTGAAATTTATACGAAATCAAATTGCCGAGCGTCGGCATTACGACATTCAAGTCGGAGATGAGGAAGAAGGGCTGGCCAAAAATGGACGAATTTCATCAGTTCGATTCAACCTGAGCCCTGGCGGACAATCGGCTGATGAAGAAGGCGACGAAACGCCGCGGGAGATATATGCTGAAGAGGGCAAGAATCACGATTATTATCGCGAGGTGCTTGGATCACTAGTGGAACAAGAGGTGGAATCGCACATTTTTGAAGCGATGCACTTTGGACCGGAACAGACGGCTGTATATAGTCGAGAGTTTGCTCAATCGGCGGCTCCGTGTTGCCCAAATGGTTGCTTCGAAGGTCGAATCCGGAATGCTAGCATAGATGACTTACTCGAAATGGAACGATACGCTGCATCTCAACTGCACAAAGCCAATCTAGAGCTTCGCGAAGCTCGAAGCAGGGCTACTCGTGCCCACGCAGAATTCCCTATAGAAGACGCTGCGGAACTTGAACCTGTTGGTTCAGTAAATCCTATTCTTCCAGATAGTCTGCCGCCTTCGGAAAGGAGCAAACTGCGGCGCAATGTTAGTCTGGAGAAAGCTAAAATGCCGAGCGATTTACATCTGGAATCTGAGTTGTATCAAAAGACGGCGGTATCCTTTGGAAGCGCTGACGGAAAAACTCGACTACGACCGAAACCCATCGTGGCTAAGGCGCAACCTTCAAGTGAACTTAAGGCGGATTATGAATTGCGCACAAAACGAAAAACTACGGAAAGGGAAGACGGGTCACCTCGCAACTCAAAGCCACCGCCGATGAAGTCGATACATGAGGTTCCAAATGATTCTAATGTACATCCTTGCAGAACCGACTGGAAATCCCGGCCGCATGATTTGGTGGATCAGATGACTTTTGGACACAACGAATTAAAGGGAAGAACATCGGCCCAAGTGGCCCCATGGGCAAAGGTTCAATCCATTGTGTCAGAAATGAGAAGTAGCTCTAGCGAAGGGAGCGGTCGTAATAGGCACGTACGGGGCAACCGGATGCCTTCCGGAGTTTGGGAGTGGCCTACGTTTCTCAGCTTATTTGGtcagacaaaggaaaaggccagTACAATTACCACTT from Phaeodactylum tricornutum CCAP 1055/1 chromosome 11, complete sequence carries:
- a CDS encoding predicted protein — protein: MCAFVSICVKRADNILTATASSCSRHFGVPQALNRWRPTQSTVQGNKDDAFPAQFSHSLSTISVTAPPVAANHKPRGAPFHCLAYHRHNQSTLVAKVDRYLSSFHLFIMTTLETIGFTVAGGAVMLVTSMGLFGLAVRVRHPFIAPRATARPRDVIHNPRPKHKSQNRGNAFFGWIGWTLGLSYDTMLRGVPGTGTRGNGMSGSMLRVNLDGIVLLRFHALCLRLTALATVLLVLFILPLYLSAQCYRIDPEEALGQAECASTVYNLTNYEQTTIANVPSLSGSRFWSTIVHPDHSGVLLRLYAVVIVFLIMTGYLLHLLYQEWIHVLALRRVYYLEYDVWGERREELKQTLLFDEISKQKRKNMKRFTFSEPDELTEESRRNHFETAEKHLTVRDPWIPHPEQRDTVPNVSLYSVLVGGLPSLPDYAADTIDTEATISFSRRESMDWQLSLTSTFFDHCVPNQPGFSSSVAAVTIIPGAKDLSLAWKKWYQAAGKLRRLKFIRNQIAERRHYDIQVGDEEEGLAKNGRISSVRFNLSPGGQSADEEGDETPREIYAEEGKNHDYYREVLGSLVEQEVESHIFEAMHFGPEQTAVYSREFAQSAAPCCPNGCFEGRIRNASIDDLLEMERYAASQLHKANLELREARSRATRAHAEFPIEDAAELEPVGSVNPILPDSLPPSERSKLRRNVSLEKAKMPSDLHLESELYQKTAVSFGSADGKTRLRPKPIVAKAQPSSELKADYELRTKRKTTEREDGSPRNSKPPPMKSIHEVPNDSNVHPCRTDWKSRPHDLVDQMTFGHNELKGRTSAQVAPWAKVQSIVSEMRSSSSEGSGRNRHVRGNRMPSGVWEWPTFLSLFGQTKEKASTITTWAKKQSAAAIDDISRESTYAVITFTSRQAAVAARQCLADGRAADRWVSLASIPIPPLADAASCDLLVCRNCCRPVTLSINDRQKNVRNYAALAMLAAIYSLYTIPLTLASTLLDPSNLQEVFPILAEWSDRDKFGVTKLISGLLSALIWTTFFALCPIMFKSIANFGSKATSVAQAEFKALQYFWWFMVLTAFTGQLLAQMVLYGFNDGLQFGTEFTSILRAVALSIPSGLSASWLNWIIVRCMIILPLNYLLQVNTFLFHYFGMPCCARVVRGGGPGGPTPYRIYVDSGVVLMCTLALAPASPLVAPACFFYFLFCQPVLRRNALFMYRPKYDGGGLRFPFIFDMAISALVVGQVLLCTSMALKQALGPAILAAVPIVPTILFSRNTKKKFLRAYQDAALLQTSLLDGWNTAEETSEKERQEFRKFLVDAHKAAYVPVCIAGAEDEDSFLTAEPAVVVPLESELADAGALEFVEEALNATPSQSHESENSPAVQVQENRPKLDRRASQHGATLRRAQMKG